AAAGAAGTATTCTCTGACCTTACAGGTGAGCGTGGTACTTTGATGGGTTGCATCCAGGGTATCTTTGCTGCACAATACCAAACACTCCGCAGCAACGGTCACTCTCCTTCAGAAGCTTTCAACGAAACAGTAGAAGAACTGACCCAATCCCTGATGCCATTGGTAGCAGAGAACGGTATGGACTGGATGTATGCGAACTGCTCCACAACTGCTCAACGCGGTGCGCTGGATTGGTGGAAGAAATTCAAAGATGCAACACAACCAGTATTTGATGAACTGTACGCAAGCGTAGCTGCAGGTAAAGAAGCAGCTCGTTCTATCGACCTCAACAGCCAGCCCGATTATCGTGCTAAGCTGGAAGTGGAACTGGCAGAACTGCGTAACAGTGAAATGTGGCAGGCAGGCGCTGCAGTCAGGAAACTGCGCCCTAATAAATAATCATAAAGTGAGAATGGGAAAAGTGAAATATCTTTTCCCATTTCATTTTGCAATAGTGGTAAGAAATGGAGGAAGTCGTCAATACAGTAAATACGCTCCGGATAAAGGAAGCCGCCGAAAGGTTGAAGTCAGTGGTGATACGTACACCCCTCACTTATTGCGCCAGTTTATCCCGCCGGTATAACTGTGATATCTATTTGAAAAGAGAAGACATGCAGGTGGTGCGCTCGTATAAATTGCGCGGTGCCTACAACATGATGAGCAGCCTGGATCCAAAACAACTGGCAGATGGTGTTACCTGCGCAAGTGCTGGTAACCATGCACAGGGTTTTGCTTATTCCTGTAAAAAGCTGAACGTGAAAGGGGTAGTATTCATGCCCATTATCACACCAAAACAAAAAGTGAACCAGGTAAGGATGTTCGGTGGTGAGAATATCGAGATCAGGCTGGTAGGAGATACCTTCGATGATTGCGCTATTGAAGCACAGGCATATACCCTGGAAAACAACATGACCTTTATTCCTCCCTTTGATGATATCAGGATCATTGAAGGACAGGGAACTGTAGCAGAGGAGATCCTGGAAGAACAATCCGGCATCGATTACCTGTTTATACCTGTTGGCGGAGGCGGCCTTGCCTCCGGTGTAGGAACCTACTTCCGCACCTACAGCCCCCAGACAAAAATTATTGGCCTTGAGCCTGTAGGCGCCCCCTCCATGATGCGTGCACTGGAGAACGGTGGCCCCGTTACATTAGGAGAAATAGACCGCTTTGTGGATGGCGCTGCCGTAAAACGTGTGGGCCAGCTCACCTATAATATCTGCAAAGATGTGCTGGACAAAATGAGCCTGGTGCCGGAAGGCCGTATCTGCTCAACCATCCTCCGTTTATACAACGAAGAAGCTATTGTGGTGGAACCAGCCGGCGCACTCTCTATGGCATGCCTGGATGATTTTAAAGAAGAGATCAAAGGGAAGAAAATAGTGTGCATCGTAAGTGGTAGTAATAATGATATCGACCGGATGCAGGAGATCAAAGAACGTTCCCTGCTTTACGAAGGATTAAAACATTATTTCATTATCCGTTTTGCACAACGCCCAGGTGCCCTCAAAGAGTTTGTGAACTTTGTGCTGGGTCCCGGAGATGATATCACCCGTTTTGAATTTATACAGAAGCATAATAAAGAAACAGGGCCCGCATTAGTGGGGATTGAATTAAGCGACAGGAAGGATTATGATGTATTGCTGACTAACATGCAGCAATACAATATCAATTACACGGAGCTGAATAAAGACGATAATCTTTTTGGTTACCTGGTTTAGTATGGTTCAACCTATAGTAGTGTTCAAGCCCCGGTCGTTGCGATCGGGGTTTCTTTTTTTGATTAACTCTTAGCTGAAGCATATTTCCTTTTGTCTTCAGAAGGAACATATGGCTTCAGCTTTAGTTTCTCAATTTTGGGTGTGGCAATGTGAATGTTATAAGAGATCTGTGCCCGCTGCCAGATCTCTGCGGTACCGCCAAAAACCTTGGCAATCCGGAGGCTCATTTCTACAGAAATATCTGCTTTGCCATTGCACACATTAGATAACGTTGTACGCGTTACTTTTAACAAGGCCGCGGCTTCTGTGATAGTAAGCCCCTGTTCTTCTATCACTTCCGACCTTAACACCAGGCCGGGATGGATAAATGGCATTCTTCGTTGCATCATTATCATTTTTAATGGTAATCCAGGTAGTCTACATTGTAGGCATTGCCGCCATCAAATAAAAAAAACAATCCTGTAATTACCGGTTACTGTTAAACTCCAGATATTCTTTACTGGTCCTTTTAAAGGATGGATACGCCACCCCTTAATACCTGACAGATCATCGGGAACAATTTCCGCATCATTCAACCGATCCAATATCATGAGGATCTTTGTAAGTTGTTGGGCAGGTAACCTGCTCCTGTCATCGTATTCCCAGAAAGCCCTTAAAGCTTTGCTCTTAAAATTTTGATCATAATCCGCCCAGGGTTAACAAAATGAAAAATATGGGGCATTATGATCTCTGCATAGCGTAAAGTTACGCTTTACGCGCTGATCTTCAAATTTTTTCTTTAAATTACACGCATGCTCAGCTTCTGGGAAAAACAAAGCCTCCTCCAATATGACTGCATCCTTTTAGGAAGTGGTATTGTTGGGCTCTCCACGGCTATCAGCTATAAAGAGAAGTTCCCCCGCAAAAGGATCCTGGTACTGGAAAGAGGTATATTACCCACAGGCGCCAGCACCAAAAACGCCGGTTTTGCCTGCATCGGCAGTTTAACAGAGATCCTGGAAGACCTGCAAACCATGACCACAGAAGAAGTGGTTTCCCTTGTTCACATGCGCCTTAAAGGACTTCAGTTATTGCGCTCCCGTATTGGCGATGATCGCATGAACTACCGGGAAAACGGCAGTTATGAACTGATCAGTGCGGCAGAGTCTGCTGCCCTGGAACAAATGGAAAGTGTCAACTCCATGCTCTTCGGGATCCTTCCCGGCCCTGCCTTCAGCCATGCAGATCAAAAGCTGCAAAGCTTTGGTTTTAACACACAACATGTTCAATCCCTTGTACAGAATAATTTTGAAGGTGAACTGAATACCGGCAAAATGATGCGCACCCTCATAGACCTGGCCTTTGAAAGAGGCATAGAGATCAAAACAGGTTGCGAGGTCATTGGTTTTGAAGAAAATGCACAACAGGTACTGGTTACCATACAGCAGCCCGGCAGTAAAGAAACACTCACCTTCAGCGCAGATCAACTGGCTATATGCACAAACGCCTTTGCCAAAGGCCTGTTACCGGAACTGGATATCACCCCGGGCCGCGGACAAGTGCTCATCACAACGCCTGTTAAGGGATTACCCTTCAAAGGCATTTTTCATTTTGACAAAGGTTATTACTATTTTAGAGAGATCGAAGGCCGCGTACTCTTTGGCGGCGGGCGTAACCTGGATTTTGCAGGGGAAGCTACCACCAACTTCGAACTGAAAGAAACAATCCAGCAGGACCTGGAAGAAAAACTCCGCACTTTCATCCTACCCGATCATTCCTATACCGTAGAAGACCGCTGGACGGGTATTATGGGATTTGGTAAAACCAAACGGCCTATACTACAGGCATACTCTGATCGTATATACCTGGCCGTGCGCATGGGAGGTATGGGTATTGCCATCGGTTCTGAAGTGGGCAGAACACTGGCTGGAATGATGCAAGGCTAAAGAAATAATCGCAATTGTTTGTACTGAATTAACAGCATCTTGTTGTAGGGTGCTGCAATGATTATATTTAACCAAGATCGTTTTACAGGTATGAAAAAGATCCTTATCCTTTCCTTACTGCTAAGCAGTTCTGCTCTCGCGCAAGAACAATCTCTGCATCTCTGGTACAAACAGCCTGCCCGGAGATGGGAGGAAGCATTGCCCGTTGGAAACGGCAGACTTGGTGCCATGGTGTATGGCCGCACCAATACAGAAATACTCCAGATCAATGAAGAAAGCGTATGGGCCGGAAATAAGTTCAACGATGCCAACCCCAATGCTTTCAGGTACCTGGATACCATCCGCAAACTGATCTTCGCCGGCGAAAATGAAGAAGCCCTGAACCTCGCACAAAAGAACTTTGTAGCCGTGGATGATGAAAACTCCAATCGCATTGCACGCAACTTCCGTTCTCACCAGACCTTAATGAATGTGAATATTGATTATGACTTCGGAGAGGTAACAGATTACAAACGCCAGCTTAATTTAATGAACGGCATTGCCACCACTACCTACAAAGTGAATGGCATTGAATATAAACAGGAAGTGCTGGCCTCAGCGCCGGATAATGTGATTGTGGTAAGGATCACCACCGTAAAACCCGGCACCATCAATGCCATCCTTTCACTGGACCGCCCGGATACAAAAGATACAGCCAATCACATGAAAGATTGCACGGTGGCGGCAGTGAAGAACCAGCTGATCTTAAACGGCCGTATTAACGATAAGAATACAAAAGACCTCCGCGGCCCTGAAGGTTATCATATGCGTTTCGCCGGCATGCTGCAGGCTGTGCCGCAGGGAGGCTCGGTTGTAGCTAAACAGCAAACGCTGCAGGTAAAGAATGCAGCTGCCCTCACTTTATATATTCAGGGCGCAACGAATTACAACGCCCTGAAACAGGATGTTGATGAAGGGGCAAACATCGCGCTCAATAAATGCAAACAACTCCTGCAAAAGGCCGTCTTGCGCAGTTACGCACTAATAGCTGCAAGTCATATAAAGGACTTTGAACCTTACATGAAAAGAGTGCAGTTGCAGATCAATGAGCCTGTTGATGAACTGCCAACGGATGAAAGATTAGCGCTCGCAAAAACGGGTAAAGAAGATACACACCTGATTGCCCTGTATTTTCAATACGGCCGGTACCTGCTGCTTTCCAGCTCCCGCAAACCGGGTGTATTGCCCGCTAACCTACAGGGCATCTGGAACCAACATATAGATGCACCCTGGAATGCAGATTTCCATACCAATATCAACCTGCAAATGAACTACTGGCCCGCGGAAGTATGCAACCTTACAGAAACAACCGCTCCGCTGTTTGATTTCATGGACAGGATCCGCCCGGAAGGCCGTAAGACGGCAAAGAAAATGTATGATGCGAGAGGATGGGTAGTGCATCATTGTACAGATGCTTTTGGCAAAACAGGGGTACAGGCAAATGCAGCATTTGGAACTTTCCCCATGGCTGCCAGCTGGATGTGCCTGCATTTCTGGGAACACTTTGCTTTCACGCTGGATTATGAATTCCTGAAGAACAAAGCTTATCCCCTCATGAAGGAACATGCTTTGTTTGTGGAAGACTTCCTGGTGAAGAGCCCTGAAGGTTACCTTGTTACCAATCCCGGCAGCTCACCTGAAAACAGGTTCAAACATCCGGTTACAGGAAAACCAACCGGCATCACTTATGGCCCTACCATGGATAACCAGATACTAAGGGAGTTCCTGAATAAATGTATGGCAGCAGCCAAAATATTAAGAACAGATTCTGCAGAGGTGGTAAAATGGGACAGTATTGTTAAACTATTACCACCTACCAAAATAGGCAAAGATGGCCGCATACTGGAATGGATCAATGAGTATGAAGAAGCAGAGCCCGGGCACCGGCATATCTCTCACCTGTTCGGTTTACATCCCGGTACACAGATCACGGAACAAACACCTTCTCTCTTTGAAGGAGCCATGCGTACACTCACCGGCCGTTTAAGCAAAGGAGGTGGTCACACCGGCTGGAGCCGTGCCTGGATCATTAACTTCTATGCACGTTTGAAACAGGAAGACAGTGTGCGTAATCACCTGCAGGCATTGTTTGCAAAATCTACGCTGCCCAATCTCTTTGACAACCATCCACCATTCCAGATAGATGGTAACTTTGGCGGTACCGCGGGAATTGCAGAGGCTCTGTTGCAAAGTCATGGTGATTATGTGGAACTGTTACCTGCTTTGCCTGCCGCATGGAATAATGGTTCCGTAACAGGCCTGCGTGCAAGGGGAGGTTTTGAATTGGATATCGTCTGGAAGAATGCAGAGCTTTCAGGCCTGAAATTACGTTCTGTAGGAGGGCGCAACCTCGTTCTCAAATATCGTCAGCATTTATTACCACTTACAATTGAAAGAGGGAAGGAGATCATCGTTCCGGTCAACCAATTGTTATAAACAACGTCTGCGTATGAAGTGTTGCTAAACACCTCTGCTAAAACTACGGTTCAAATGCCGGGTCTTAAAAAACCACTGGCCTTTAAGAAGGTGAAAGAGGGGATAGAAGTGACCGTACCGAAGCTTTCACTGAAAGAAGTTCCCTGCGAATATGCCTGGATCTTTAAAATAACAAATGCTATCTATTGATAGTGAATGTGTTAAGGTGTTTCAGGAGAAGAAATGTACTCTGAACACTTTTTATATCTGTACTAGTAAAATACTTCAAATAGTTTGTTATCTTGACGCGCTATTTTCATTCACCACGTTAACACGTTTTACTGAGCTAAAATGAAAAATGAATCACTATTCTTCTGGGACAAAATTGTGTTCCTGTTTTATTTTCTGATCGTTGCCGGATATGGTTATTATATCTATCGTAGAAAAAAGAAAGCAACTACGGATACAAAGGACTTTTTCCTTGCAGAAGGATCTCTCACGTGGTGGGCTATCGGCGCTTCACTGATCGCGTCCAATATCTCTGCTGAACAGTTCATTGGTATGTCCGGCTCCGGTTTTAAAATGGGCCTGGCAATTTCCACTTATGAATGGATGGCAGCAGCTACACTAATGGTGGTGGCTATTTTCTTCCTGCCCATCTATCTCAAGAACAAGATCTTTACCATGCCGCAATTCCTGCTGCAGCGGTATGATAGTCGCGTAAGTACAGTGATGGCCGTATTCTGGCTCCTGTTGTATGTGTTTGTGAACCTCACTTCTATCCTGTACCTGGGTGCCCTGGCTATCCAGACCATTTCAGGATATGAGTTCTCCACCGTGATCATCGGCCTTTCCATCTTTGCTATTTTCATTACACTGGGTGGTATGAAGGTGATCGGTTATACGGATGTATTGCAGGTGTTCTTCCTGGTACTGGGTGGTTTGGCTACAACATATCTTGCTTTGAATCTCGTATCCGACCATTTCGGCGGAAGTGGTATGATGGAAGGATTAGGCCTGTTACGCCAGAAAGCACCCGAGCATTTTCATATGATCTTTGACAGTTCAAGCGAACATTATAAAGACCTTCCAGGTATTGCTGTACTCATTGGTGGTATGTGGATCGTGAACCTCAACTACTGGGGCTGTAACCAATACATCACACAACGTGCACTGGGTGCAGATCTGAAAACGGCACGTAATGGTCTGCTGTTCGCAGGTTTCCTGAAACTGCTGATGCCCGTGATCGTTGTATTGCCGGGTATTGCGGCTTATGTATTGTATAAGAACGGTGTGTTCCAGAAGGAAATGCTGGATGCTGCCGGTAACGTTAAGCCGGACCATGCATACCCCGTGTTGCTGAACCTCCTGCCGGAAGGATTGAAAGGATTGTCTTTCGCAGCACTCACAGCAGCTATCGTGGCATCTCTCGCCGGAAAGGCAAACAGTATCGCCACCATCTTCACCCTCGATATCTACAAACACTTCTTCAATAAAGAAGCTTCCGAAAAAGAGCAGGTGAAAGTAGGCCGCATTGCAATCATCGTGGCCATCATCATTGGTGCGCTGGTAGCGCCTGCATTGAAAAGCCTCGACCAGGGCTTCCAATACATCCAGGAATATACCGGCTTCATCTCTCCGGGTGTATTTGCCATCTTCATCCTGGGCTTCTTCTGGAAACGTACCACTGCAAACGCTGCATTGGTAGGTGCTGCATTGGCTATACCATTATCCGTTGCGCTGAAATACTTCATCCCTGAACTGCCCTTCATTAATCGTATGGGCTGGGTGTTTGTGATCATCGTAGCCATCATGGTGCTGGTGAGCCTACTGGATCCGAAGAGTAAAAACAATCCTAAAGGCCTTGAGGTGGACGCTTCCATGTTCAAACTCAACACCGGATTTACAGTGGGTGCTATCCTGATCTGTGGTATCCTGGCTGCATTGTACACTATATTCTGGTAATAACTATGTATTTAATTGGCTATGATATAGGATCGTCTTCCATTAAAGCGGCATTACTTGATGCCGCTACAGGCAAGTGTCTGGCCACAGCCACCGGCTCTGCTGAAGAGTTGGTGATACAGGTTCCCCGCTCAGGATGGGCGGAACAGGACCCTGAAATGTGGTGGAAGGAAGTGATCAAAGCAACACATGCATTACAACAATTACATCCCTTTGATCCCGCAGCGGTAAACGCCATTGGTATTGCCTACCAGATGCATGGATTGGTTTGTGTGGATAAGGAGCAGCAGGTATTACGGCCTGCTATCATCTGGTGTGACAGCCGTGCCGTACAAATAGGAGATGAGGCTGCGATCGCATTGGGCGAGGCATATACCCTGCCGCATTTGCTCAATTCCCCCGGGAATTTCACCGCATCCAAATTACGCTGGGTGCAGCAGAATGAACCGGAGAAATACAAACGTATACAGCACATCATGCTGCCCGGCGATTTTATTGCCATGCGTTTAACAGGTGATGCAGTCACTACTTTGTCTGGTTTATCCGAAGGCATCTTCTACGACTTTGCAGATCAACAGGTATCCACTTCGCTGCTGAACTATTATAAAATAGATAAAGAATTACTGGCGCCCATTGTTCCCACTTTCGGAGAGCAGGGCCGCGTAACAGAAAAGGCAGCGCAGTTGTTAGGATTGAAAGCAGGCATTCCTGTAACCTACAGGGCAGGCGATCAACCCAATAATGCATTTTCCCTCAATGTGCTGCAACCTGGTGAAGCTGCTACCACAGCAGGTACATCAGGGGTTGTTTATGCCGTGCACGACCAGGTAGCCTATGACGCGCAAAGCAGGGTGAACACCTTTATCCATGTGAACCAGACTGCGAAGGAGATCAGGAATGGTGTACTGATGTGCCTGAACGGAACCGGTATTTTAAACAGCTGGTTACGTTCCATCACAGGCGGTATGGATTATAATAAGATGAATGAACTGGCCGCTCAGGCGCCTATTGGATCTGAAGGGCTGCAGATCTTTCCTTTCGGAAACGGAGCAGAACGTATTCTCGCTAACCGCCAACCGGGTGCAAGAATGGAAGGGCTGGCATTTGGTGTGCATCATCAGCCGCATCTGCTGCGGGCAGGTCAGGAAGGTATTGTGTTTGCTTTAACCTATGGCGTGGATATCATGCGCGAAATGGGATTAAAGATCAACCGCGTACGTGCCGGTAAAGCCAATATGTTCCTCAGCCCTTTATTCCGCGAAGCCTTTGCCAACACAGCCGGTGTTACCATTGAACTCTATAATACAGATGGCGCATTGGGTGCAGCCCGTGCTGCCGGTGTAGGTTCAGGTTATTACAGCAATATGAAAGATGCCTTCATTGGTATGGAATGCCTTGCTACTATTGAACCGGAAAAAGGCCCGCAACAGGCATATACAGCCGCTTATAACCAATGGAAAAAACGTTTGGACCAGATCTTACTTGAATACTAAAAAAACATTGAACATGAATATCATTACAGGAACTAAAACTTATTTCCCTACAGTAGGAAAGATCCAGTTTGAGGGAGTGAAATCAGATAATCCATTTGCTTACAAATGGTACGACAGCAAAAGAGTGATCAACGGAAAATCCATGGAAGAATTATTCCGTTTTGCCGTTAGTTACTGGCATACCTTCTGCGGAACAGGCGGAGATCCCTTCGGCCCTGGTACAAAAGCTTTCCCCTGGTTAACAGCCAAAGATCCTGTACAACAGGCCAAAGATAAAATGGACGCAGCATTTGAGTTCATCACCAAACTGGGCGTGCCTTATTATTGCTTCCATGATATCGACCTGATCGATGAAGGAGATAGCCTGGCGCAATATGAAAGCCATATACAGCAGATCGTGGAATACGCGAAAGAAAAACAAAAAGCCAGCGGCGTGAAATTGCTCTGGGGTACTGCCAATGTATTCAGCAATCCGCGTTACATGAATGGTGCTTCCACCAATCCTGATTTTGCAGTAGTGGCCCATGCCGGTACACAGGTGAAAAATGCACTGGATGCTACCATTGCATTAGGTGGTGAGAACTATGTTTTCTGGGGAGGCCGCGAAGGTTACATGACTCTGCTGAACACCAATATGAAACGTGAGCTGGATCACCTGGCCCGTTTCCTCACCATGGCAAAAGATTATGCACGCAAACAGGGTTTCAAAGGCACTTTCTTCATAGAGCCTAAACCGTGTGAGCCCACCAAACACCAATATGATTACGACAGTGCCACTGTGATCGGCTTCCTCCGTGAATACGGCCTGGATAAAGACTTCAAACTGAATATCGAAGTGAATCACGCTACCCTGGCAGGCCATACTTTCCAGCATGAATTACAGGTAGCAGCAGATGCAGGTATGCTGGGCAGCATAGATGCCAACCGCGGCGATTACCAGAACGGATGGGATACAGATCAGTTCCCCATGAACCTGAACGAGCTGGTAGAAACCATGCTGGTGATCCTGGAAGCAGGCGGATTTGCAGGCGGCGGCGTCAACTTCGATGCTAAAGCACGCAGGAACTCAACAGACCTGGAAGATATCTTCCACGCACATATCGGCGGTATGGATGCATTTGCCCGCGCTGCTATTATCGGAGAAAGGATCCTGCAGGAATCTTCTTACAGGAAATTCCGTACAGATCGTTATGCCTCATTTGATAGTGGTCAGGGTAAAGCATTTGAAGAGGGAAAACTACAACTGGAAGACCTGAGAAGTTTCGCACTGGCAAATGGTGAACCGAAGCAGACCAGTGGCAGACAGGAGTGGCTCGAAAACATCATTAATCAGTATATATAAAGCATGACTTTTAGTACAGCACGCCTCCAGCAGAACGGTTTTTACATCATTGAGTTAAAAAGCGATGCTGGTACCAGCGTACAGATCATCCCTTCCTATGGCGCTCTTTTGCATGCATTTGAATTCATGCACAAAGGGCAGAAGACCAACCTTATAGACAGTTACAAGAACAGCGATGAAATGAAAGCGCAGGTAGCCGGTAGTTTCAAAAGTGTGAAACTAAGCCCGTTTGCCTGCCGCATTAAAGATGCGCAATACAGCTGGGAACAAAAAGATTATACGATCAGCAAATCACCTATTCACGGTTTGCTGTACGACCAGGTCTTTGAAATAATAGCGGAAGAAGCTACCCCGGAGTATGCAAGTGTTTCACTGCAGCACAAATATAAAGGCACCGATCCCGGTTACCCCTTTGCATATACCTGCGATGTGTTATACCGCCTGCTCAGTGGCAATGCTTTGGAAGTGACCACCACCATCACTAATGAGCATACTGCGCCCATACCAATGATGGATGGCTGGCATC
This DNA window, taken from Chitinophaga niabensis, encodes the following:
- the ilvA gene encoding threonine ammonia-lyase IlvA, whose product is MEEVVNTVNTLRIKEAAERLKSVVIRTPLTYCASLSRRYNCDIYLKREDMQVVRSYKLRGAYNMMSSLDPKQLADGVTCASAGNHAQGFAYSCKKLNVKGVVFMPIITPKQKVNQVRMFGGENIEIRLVGDTFDDCAIEAQAYTLENNMTFIPPFDDIRIIEGQGTVAEEILEEQSGIDYLFIPVGGGGLASGVGTYFRTYSPQTKIIGLEPVGAPSMMRALENGGPVTLGEIDRFVDGAAVKRVGQLTYNICKDVLDKMSLVPEGRICSTILRLYNEEAIVVEPAGALSMACLDDFKEEIKGKKIVCIVSGSNNDIDRMQEIKERSLLYEGLKHYFIIRFAQRPGALKEFVNFVLGPGDDITRFEFIQKHNKETGPALVGIELSDRKDYDVLLTNMQQYNINYTELNKDDNLFGYLV
- a CDS encoding HigA family addiction module antitoxin encodes the protein MQRRMPFIHPGLVLRSEVIEEQGLTITEAAALLKVTRTTLSNVCNGKADISVEMSLRIAKVFGGTAEIWQRAQISYNIHIATPKIEKLKLKPYVPSEDKRKYASAKS
- a CDS encoding NAD(P)/FAD-dependent oxidoreductase, with the translated sequence MLSFWEKQSLLQYDCILLGSGIVGLSTAISYKEKFPRKRILVLERGILPTGASTKNAGFACIGSLTEILEDLQTMTTEEVVSLVHMRLKGLQLLRSRIGDDRMNYRENGSYELISAAESAALEQMESVNSMLFGILPGPAFSHADQKLQSFGFNTQHVQSLVQNNFEGELNTGKMMRTLIDLAFERGIEIKTGCEVIGFEENAQQVLVTIQQPGSKETLTFSADQLAICTNAFAKGLLPELDITPGRGQVLITTPVKGLPFKGIFHFDKGYYYFREIEGRVLFGGGRNLDFAGEATTNFELKETIQQDLEEKLRTFILPDHSYTVEDRWTGIMGFGKTKRPILQAYSDRIYLAVRMGGMGIAIGSEVGRTLAGMMQG
- a CDS encoding glycoside hydrolase family 95 protein, with protein sequence MKKILILSLLLSSSALAQEQSLHLWYKQPARRWEEALPVGNGRLGAMVYGRTNTEILQINEESVWAGNKFNDANPNAFRYLDTIRKLIFAGENEEALNLAQKNFVAVDDENSNRIARNFRSHQTLMNVNIDYDFGEVTDYKRQLNLMNGIATTTYKVNGIEYKQEVLASAPDNVIVVRITTVKPGTINAILSLDRPDTKDTANHMKDCTVAAVKNQLILNGRINDKNTKDLRGPEGYHMRFAGMLQAVPQGGSVVAKQQTLQVKNAAALTLYIQGATNYNALKQDVDEGANIALNKCKQLLQKAVLRSYALIAASHIKDFEPYMKRVQLQINEPVDELPTDERLALAKTGKEDTHLIALYFQYGRYLLLSSSRKPGVLPANLQGIWNQHIDAPWNADFHTNINLQMNYWPAEVCNLTETTAPLFDFMDRIRPEGRKTAKKMYDARGWVVHHCTDAFGKTGVQANAAFGTFPMAASWMCLHFWEHFAFTLDYEFLKNKAYPLMKEHALFVEDFLVKSPEGYLVTNPGSSPENRFKHPVTGKPTGITYGPTMDNQILREFLNKCMAAAKILRTDSAEVVKWDSIVKLLPPTKIGKDGRILEWINEYEEAEPGHRHISHLFGLHPGTQITEQTPSLFEGAMRTLTGRLSKGGGHTGWSRAWIINFYARLKQEDSVRNHLQALFAKSTLPNLFDNHPPFQIDGNFGGTAGIAEALLQSHGDYVELLPALPAAWNNGSVTGLRARGGFELDIVWKNAELSGLKLRSVGGRNLVLKYRQHLLPLTIERGKEIIVPVNQLL
- a CDS encoding alpha-L-fucosidase C-terminal domain-containing protein, which codes for MLLNTSAKTTVQMPGLKKPLAFKKVKEGIEVTVPKLSLKEVPCEYAWIFKITNAIY
- a CDS encoding sodium/sugar symporter; this translates as MKNESLFFWDKIVFLFYFLIVAGYGYYIYRRKKKATTDTKDFFLAEGSLTWWAIGASLIASNISAEQFIGMSGSGFKMGLAISTYEWMAAATLMVVAIFFLPIYLKNKIFTMPQFLLQRYDSRVSTVMAVFWLLLYVFVNLTSILYLGALAIQTISGYEFSTVIIGLSIFAIFITLGGMKVIGYTDVLQVFFLVLGGLATTYLALNLVSDHFGGSGMMEGLGLLRQKAPEHFHMIFDSSSEHYKDLPGIAVLIGGMWIVNLNYWGCNQYITQRALGADLKTARNGLLFAGFLKLLMPVIVVLPGIAAYVLYKNGVFQKEMLDAAGNVKPDHAYPVLLNLLPEGLKGLSFAALTAAIVASLAGKANSIATIFTLDIYKHFFNKEASEKEQVKVGRIAIIVAIIIGALVAPALKSLDQGFQYIQEYTGFISPGVFAIFILGFFWKRTTANAALVGAALAIPLSVALKYFIPELPFINRMGWVFVIIVAIMVLVSLLDPKSKNNPKGLEVDASMFKLNTGFTVGAILICGILAALYTIFW
- a CDS encoding xylulokinase; the protein is MYLIGYDIGSSSIKAALLDAATGKCLATATGSAEELVIQVPRSGWAEQDPEMWWKEVIKATHALQQLHPFDPAAVNAIGIAYQMHGLVCVDKEQQVLRPAIIWCDSRAVQIGDEAAIALGEAYTLPHLLNSPGNFTASKLRWVQQNEPEKYKRIQHIMLPGDFIAMRLTGDAVTTLSGLSEGIFYDFADQQVSTSLLNYYKIDKELLAPIVPTFGEQGRVTEKAAQLLGLKAGIPVTYRAGDQPNNAFSLNVLQPGEAATTAGTSGVVYAVHDQVAYDAQSRVNTFIHVNQTAKEIRNGVLMCLNGTGILNSWLRSITGGMDYNKMNELAAQAPIGSEGLQIFPFGNGAERILANRQPGARMEGLAFGVHHQPHLLRAGQEGIVFALTYGVDIMREMGLKINRVRAGKANMFLSPLFREAFANTAGVTIELYNTDGALGAARAAGVGSGYYSNMKDAFIGMECLATIEPEKGPQQAYTAAYNQWKKRLDQILLEY
- the xylA gene encoding xylose isomerase is translated as MNIITGTKTYFPTVGKIQFEGVKSDNPFAYKWYDSKRVINGKSMEELFRFAVSYWHTFCGTGGDPFGPGTKAFPWLTAKDPVQQAKDKMDAAFEFITKLGVPYYCFHDIDLIDEGDSLAQYESHIQQIVEYAKEKQKASGVKLLWGTANVFSNPRYMNGASTNPDFAVVAHAGTQVKNALDATIALGGENYVFWGGREGYMTLLNTNMKRELDHLARFLTMAKDYARKQGFKGTFFIEPKPCEPTKHQYDYDSATVIGFLREYGLDKDFKLNIEVNHATLAGHTFQHELQVAADAGMLGSIDANRGDYQNGWDTDQFPMNLNELVETMLVILEAGGFAGGGVNFDAKARRNSTDLEDIFHAHIGGMDAFARAAIIGERILQESSYRKFRTDRYASFDSGQGKAFEEGKLQLEDLRSFALANGEPKQTSGRQEWLENIINQYI
- a CDS encoding aldose 1-epimerase; amino-acid sequence: MTFSTARLQQNGFYIIELKSDAGTSVQIIPSYGALLHAFEFMHKGQKTNLIDSYKNSDEMKAQVAGSFKSVKLSPFACRIKDAQYSWEQKDYTISKSPIHGLLYDQVFEIIAEEATPEYASVSLQHKYKGTDPGYPFAYTCDVLYRLLSGNALEVTTTITNEHTAPIPMMDGWHPYFSTGTPVDQLELQFHSKEIVEFNEQLIPTGKVLPYTAFSQAKSMEGVSLDNSFVLDFDQPSPLCTLHDPLKGISIEFYPEKSYPILQIYTPPHRKSIAVENLTGAPNAFNNGIGLVTIPAGQSARFSTTTKIKA